The Deltaproteobacteria bacterium genome has a segment encoding these proteins:
- a CDS encoding ferrous iron transport protein A: MMPLGLFMSGERGEVLEIKANAAELQAGAECREKEKSHCHAENMGIRNGKVVEVLRNEGSGPMLIKVDESRIALARGMAMRIFLRRI; the protein is encoded by the coding sequence ATGATGCCTTTGGGGCTTTTCATGTCGGGCGAAAGGGGTGAGGTTCTGGAGATAAAGGCCAATGCGGCGGAGCTCCAGGCCGGGGCGGAATGCCGTGAAAAGGAGAAGAGCCACTGCCATGCCGAGAACATGGGCATAAGGAACGGCAAGGTCGTGGAGGTGCTGCGGAACGAAGGCAGCGGGCCCATGCTCATCAAGGTGGACGAATCGAGGATAGCGCTCGCCAGGGGCATGGCGATGAGGATATTCCTGAGGAGGATATAG
- a CDS encoding exopolyphosphatase codes for MRYASIDIGTNTLRLLIAEPSGRDLRPLVYKRKITRLGGGYKEESGINAASAERTFSALKEFKDEIDSKGVSAVMAFATSVVRRAVNRGWFIDETKRRTGIDVTVISGNEEARLSLLGVLSVLDGTNGRKLVMDIGGGSTEFIASSDGVEIGAWSMELGVVHLTEKYLKSDPPAESELALVAGEALKTINDLKARMRADGVDPGEYSGRSGAEFVGTAGTITTLASIDQDLKEYDRSRINRHTLKKERVAEILRRLSGLRLKEREEVLSLEKGREDLIIPGTAITLLVMGAFGFNEARVSDAGLLEGIIIDRLKPGVSSIKYQ; via the coding sequence ATGAGATACGCCTCCATTGATATAGGGACGAATACCCTTAGGCTCCTTATAGCGGAGCCTTCCGGCAGGGACCTCCGGCCTCTGGTCTACAAAAGGAAAATAACGAGGCTCGGCGGCGGATATAAGGAAGAATCAGGGATAAACGCCGCCTCCGCCGAGAGGACTTTCTCGGCCCTCAAGGAGTTTAAGGACGAGATAGACTCAAAAGGCGTCTCAGCCGTAATGGCCTTCGCAACGAGCGTTGTAAGGAGGGCGGTGAACCGCGGCTGGTTTATCGACGAGACAAAGAGGCGGACGGGGATCGACGTGACCGTCATATCAGGGAACGAGGAAGCGCGCCTCTCTCTCCTGGGAGTGCTTTCGGTCCTGGACGGGACCAATGGCAGGAAGCTCGTTATGGATATAGGCGGCGGCTCGACCGAGTTCATTGCCTCGTCTGACGGGGTCGAAATAGGCGCGTGGTCGATGGAGCTTGGGGTCGTCCATTTAACCGAAAAGTATCTTAAGAGCGATCCTCCTGCTGAAAGCGAGCTTGCGCTCGTCGCAGGGGAGGCCCTTAAGACGATAAACGACCTCAAGGCCCGCATGAGGGCGGACGGAGTCGACCCCGGGGAGTATTCGGGTAGAAGCGGGGCCGAGTTCGTGGGCACCGCAGGCACCATAACCACCCTGGCTTCCATAGACCAGGACCTCAAGGAATACGACAGGTCCAGGATAAACAGGCACACGCTCAAAAAAGAGAGGGTTGCCGAAATCCTGAGAAGGCTTTCGGGCCTCCGGCTTAAAGAGCGCGAAGAGGTACTCTCGCTTGAGAAGGGGAGGGAGGACCTTATAATACCCGGGACCGCGATAACCCTCCTTGTAATGGGGGCGTTCGGTTTCAACGAGGCGAGGGTAAGCGACGCCGGACTCCTCGAAGGCATCATCATCGACAGGCTCAAGCCCGGCGTAAGTTCCATAAAGTATCAGTAA
- a CDS encoding ferrous iron transport protein A, translating to MNLSMLKPGEKGKIIALGISGPLKRRLMDMGVVHGEEVRVEKVAPLGDPIEVTIKSYKLSLRKREAEGISVEVLR from the coding sequence ATGAACCTCTCCATGCTGAAACCTGGGGAAAAGGGGAAGATAATCGCCCTCGGAATCTCAGGCCCGCTCAAAAGGAGGCTCATGGACATGGGTGTCGTGCACGGCGAGGAGGTGAGGGTCGAAAAGGTCGCCCCTCTCGGAGACCCCATTGAGGTGACCATAAAGAGCTACAAGCTCTCCCTGAGAAAAAGAGAGGCCGAGGGCATAAGCGTGGAGGTGCTGAGATGA
- the guaB gene encoding IMP dehydrogenase, whose product MESIKVRTALTFDDVLLEPAFSQVLPRDVDISTRLTGEIKLNMPLISAAMDTVTEWRMAIAIALEGGIGMIHKNLSIDEQSAMVDKVKKYESVVITKPLTLSPDQLVADALEIMKKENISGFPIVKDDVLVGILTNRDLRFETNPSRKISEIMTKDVITAPYGIAIEKAKAILHKHRIEKLPVVDSKRRLKGLITVTDIVKREKFPNSCKDGQGRLRVGAAVGVSFDREARIDALLKSGVDVIVIDTAHGHSKGVLDAVRSTKKSFNCQLIAGNVATAEAAEALIKAGVDAIKVGVGPGSICTTRVVTGIGVPQITAVADVVKVARKKGIPVISDGGIKYSGDVTKAMAAGADSIMIGGLFAGTDESPGETILYQGRTFKLYRGMGSIEAMKKGSKDRYFQEDVESDLKLVPEGIEGRVPHKGPIAATIFQLVGGLRAGMGYCGAKTIAELHRKARFVKITPSGLRESHVHDVTITKEAPNYKQEV is encoded by the coding sequence ATGGAATCAATCAAGGTAAGGACTGCCCTTACATTTGACGACGTGCTCCTGGAGCCGGCTTTCTCGCAGGTGCTCCCGCGGGACGTCGACATCTCGACGAGGCTTACGGGCGAAATTAAGCTCAACATGCCCCTCATAAGCGCGGCAATGGACACCGTGACCGAGTGGAGGATGGCCATAGCCATAGCGCTCGAAGGCGGCATAGGCATGATACACAAGAACCTTTCTATAGACGAGCAGTCGGCGATGGTCGACAAGGTAAAGAAATACGAGTCGGTCGTCATCACAAAGCCGCTCACGCTTAGCCCTGACCAGCTCGTCGCCGACGCCCTCGAGATAATGAAAAAGGAGAACATCTCCGGATTCCCGATCGTGAAGGACGACGTGCTCGTGGGCATACTCACGAACAGGGACCTCCGCTTCGAGACGAACCCGTCCCGGAAGATATCCGAGATAATGACGAAGGACGTCATAACCGCGCCCTACGGCATCGCCATAGAAAAGGCCAAGGCCATACTCCACAAGCACAGGATAGAGAAGCTCCCGGTAGTGGATTCCAAAAGGCGGCTCAAGGGCCTCATTACCGTCACCGACATCGTTAAGCGGGAGAAGTTCCCCAATTCCTGCAAGGACGGGCAGGGCAGGCTCAGGGTCGGCGCTGCCGTCGGGGTCTCGTTTGACAGGGAAGCAAGGATAGACGCCCTCCTGAAATCAGGCGTGGACGTTATAGTAATCGATACCGCGCACGGCCACAGTAAGGGCGTTCTCGACGCCGTAAGGTCCACCAAGAAGAGCTTCAATTGCCAGCTCATAGCCGGTAACGTGGCGACAGCCGAGGCCGCCGAGGCCCTCATAAAGGCCGGGGTCGACGCCATAAAGGTCGGCGTGGGGCCGGGGTCCATCTGCACGACAAGGGTAGTCACCGGCATAGGAGTCCCCCAGATAACGGCGGTCGCGGACGTTGTTAAGGTCGCGAGGAAAAAAGGCATACCCGTCATATCTGACGGCGGCATAAAGTATTCCGGGGACGTCACCAAGGCCATGGCAGCAGGAGCGGACTCGATCATGATAGGCGGCCTCTTTGCCGGGACCGATGAAAGCCCCGGCGAGACCATCCTTTACCAGGGCCGGACCTTCAAGCTCTACAGGGGCATGGGCTCGATTGAGGCTATGAAAAAAGGCAGCAAGGACAGATACTTCCAGGAAGATGTTGAGAGCGACCTTAAGCTCGTTCCCGAGGGCATTGAGGGCAGGGTCCCCCACAAGGGGCCCATTGCCGCCACCATCTTCCAGCTCGTGGGCGGCTTACGGGCCGGCATGGGCTACTGCGGGGCAAAGACCATTGCAGAGCTCCACAGGAAGGCGCGTTTCGTGAAGATAACCCCCTCGGGCTTGAGGGAGAGCCACGTGCATGACGTGACCATCACCAAAGAGGCCCCAAACTACAAGCAGGAGGTCTAA
- the feoB gene encoding ferrous iron transport protein B has product MSSVEVAESKAPGARALERKVAIAVAGNPNSGKSTLINAIAGTRLHVGNWPGVTVEKKEAAFSFEGRDLKLVDLPGTYSLSPYTQEEIIARDYLVHKKPDVIINVVDSTNLERNLYLTVQLLELGIPVVIALNIYDEAEQKGMSIDINKLSDLLGVMVVPTVATRKKGLDGLLKAALSIAQDPEAHRPRALNYGEDIEAAVRSLSSKMQESAPRLAEKYPARWLAFKLLEGDEKVAGEAAIGGILSNDEGIAHLKKAHGPDMQSLMADARYAQAAGLSREVLKKPETRKRELTEKIDAIVLNRVLGIPIFLAAMWVMFKLTFDISTPFVDWIDGVTAGPFSRWAAAVMGAISAPDWTVSLVTEGIIAGVGFVLVFVPVIFAMLFFISFLEGSGYMARAAFVMDRAMHSMGLHGKSFIPMLMGFGCNVPAIYATRTLENPRDKALTALLIPLMSCGARLPVYVLFVGVFFAASAGTVLWSLYVLGIVLAVLAGMVFKRTLFRGEAPVFIMELPPYRMPSFKSLMIHTWEKGKHFLIKAGTYILAVSILIWFLLNLPWGVEQKKDSYLGQMGQAVAPVLAPIGFGNWEAASSLISGLIAKEIVVGTMGEIYISEAAEEEEGEPPTFGEDLAEVVTSFGGALRDAGTNVFSTFGIASISAEDESGESLRKVVQGAFTPLTAYAFMVFVLLYMPCVVVAIAMRHEFGTWKWFGIAFAYQSALAWTAAFVIYQGGRLLGLG; this is encoded by the coding sequence ATGAGCTCAGTAGAAGTTGCCGAGAGCAAGGCGCCGGGTGCGCGGGCGCTCGAAAGGAAGGTGGCGATCGCGGTCGCCGGTAACCCGAACTCCGGGAAATCGACGCTCATAAACGCGATAGCCGGTACAAGGCTACATGTAGGCAACTGGCCCGGCGTCACAGTTGAAAAGAAAGAGGCCGCCTTCTCATTCGAGGGCCGGGACCTTAAGCTTGTGGACCTCCCCGGCACCTACAGCCTGAGCCCGTACACCCAGGAAGAGATAATAGCGCGCGACTACCTCGTCCACAAGAAACCGGACGTCATAATCAACGTCGTCGACTCTACCAACCTCGAAAGGAACCTGTACTTGACCGTCCAGCTCCTCGAGCTAGGCATCCCGGTCGTAATCGCGCTCAATATCTATGACGAAGCCGAGCAGAAGGGCATGAGCATCGACATAAATAAGCTCAGCGACCTACTCGGGGTCATGGTCGTCCCGACCGTTGCCACCAGGAAAAAAGGATTGGACGGGCTCCTCAAGGCGGCGCTTTCCATTGCCCAGGACCCCGAAGCGCACAGGCCCCGCGCCCTCAACTACGGAGAGGACATAGAGGCCGCCGTGAGGTCGCTATCTTCGAAGATGCAAGAGTCGGCCCCGCGGCTTGCCGAGAAGTATCCGGCGCGCTGGCTCGCTTTCAAGCTCCTGGAGGGCGATGAAAAAGTTGCGGGTGAAGCCGCTATCGGCGGCATCCTGTCGAACGATGAGGGAATAGCGCACCTCAAAAAAGCGCACGGCCCTGACATGCAGTCGCTCATGGCGGACGCGAGATACGCGCAGGCCGCTGGCCTTTCACGCGAGGTCTTGAAGAAACCCGAGACGAGGAAGCGGGAGCTTACGGAAAAGATAGACGCCATAGTGCTTAACCGCGTGCTCGGCATACCCATATTCCTCGCGGCCATGTGGGTCATGTTCAAGCTTACGTTCGATATCTCCACGCCTTTTGTCGACTGGATCGACGGCGTCACGGCGGGGCCGTTCAGCAGGTGGGCGGCTGCGGTCATGGGGGCCATATCCGCCCCGGACTGGACGGTCTCGCTCGTGACCGAGGGCATAATCGCCGGAGTCGGTTTCGTGCTCGTATTCGTGCCGGTCATCTTCGCCATGCTCTTTTTCATAAGCTTCCTCGAGGGGAGCGGCTACATGGCAAGGGCGGCGTTCGTCATGGACAGGGCCATGCACTCGATGGGGCTCCACGGCAAGTCCTTCATACCGATGCTCATGGGCTTCGGCTGCAACGTCCCGGCCATATACGCGACGAGGACGCTCGAGAACCCGAGGGACAAGGCCCTTACGGCCCTCCTGATTCCGCTCATGTCCTGCGGCGCGAGGCTCCCGGTATACGTGCTGTTCGTCGGGGTCTTCTTCGCGGCGAGCGCCGGGACCGTCCTCTGGTCCCTTTATGTCCTCGGGATAGTCCTTGCCGTGCTCGCTGGCATGGTCTTCAAGAGGACCCTTTTCAGGGGGGAGGCGCCGGTCTTCATAATGGAGCTTCCGCCCTACAGGATGCCGTCTTTCAAAAGCCTCATGATACACACCTGGGAGAAGGGCAAGCACTTCCTCATAAAGGCCGGCACCTACATACTCGCGGTCTCGATACTCATCTGGTTCCTCCTTAACCTGCCGTGGGGCGTCGAGCAGAAGAAGGACTCGTATCTCGGTCAGATGGGGCAGGCGGTAGCGCCGGTGCTGGCCCCCATAGGGTTCGGGAACTGGGAGGCCGCCTCGTCCCTCATATCCGGCCTTATCGCCAAGGAAATAGTCGTGGGGACCATGGGAGAGATATACATATCGGAGGCCGCGGAGGAGGAAGAGGGCGAGCCGCCTACCTTCGGCGAGGACCTTGCCGAGGTCGTGACCTCCTTTGGCGGGGCGTTGAGGGACGCCGGGACGAACGTCTTCTCCACCTTCGGGATAGCCAGCATCTCGGCCGAGGACGAAAGCGGCGAGTCGTTGAGGAAGGTCGTGCAGGGTGCGTTCACCCCGCTTACCGCCTACGCCTTCATGGTGTTCGTGCTCCTTTACATGCCGTGCGTGGTTGTCGCCATAGCCATGAGGCACGAGTTCGGCACCTGGAAGTGGTTCGGTATAGCGTTCGCCTACCAGAGTGCCCTGGCGTGGACCGCCGCGTTCGTCATCTACCAGGGCGGCAGGCTCCTGGGGCTCGGGTAG
- a CDS encoding TIGR00730 family Rossman fold protein: MVEDLKGKETWRVFRIMSEFIEGFDELSDVGPAVSIFGSARIENNKKYYKQCVEVSRLLSKNGYAVITGGGPGIMEAANKGAAQDGGLSIGLNITLPREQKPNRYQNRALHFKYFFARKVMFVKYAIGYVCMPGGFGTLDELFEALTLIQTHKIYPFPLILFGREYWEPLMDFIKSTMLKHKTIDPEDLDYIDITDDPKEVLAIINRHMAKKMKLIKSSKASEKEEGLSKVKNRKPVP, from the coding sequence ATGGTAGAGGACCTCAAGGGCAAGGAGACGTGGCGAGTTTTCCGGATCATGAGCGAGTTCATCGAGGGGTTCGACGAGCTCTCGGACGTCGGCCCGGCGGTATCCATATTCGGCTCGGCGAGGATTGAGAACAACAAGAAATATTACAAGCAGTGCGTTGAGGTCTCAAGGCTCCTCTCGAAGAACGGCTACGCGGTCATAACCGGCGGCGGCCCCGGCATAATGGAGGCGGCCAACAAGGGCGCGGCCCAGGACGGCGGCCTCTCGATAGGGCTCAATATTACGCTACCGAGGGAGCAGAAGCCGAACAGGTACCAGAACCGGGCCCTCCACTTCAAATACTTCTTCGCAAGGAAGGTCATGTTCGTGAAGTACGCCATCGGGTACGTCTGTATGCCCGGCGGCTTCGGTACTCTTGACGAGCTTTTCGAGGCGCTCACCCTCATCCAGACCCACAAGATATACCCCTTTCCCCTCATACTCTTCGGCAGGGAGTATTGGGAGCCCCTGATGGACTTCATAAAGAGCACGATGCTCAAGCACAAGACCATCGACCCCGAGGACCTGGACTACATCGACATAACCGACGACCCGAAAGAGGTCCTCGCCATCATAAACAGGCACATGGCGAAAAAGATGAAGCTCATAAAGAGCTCAAAGGCATCCGAGAAGGAAGAGGGCTTGAGCAAGGTAAAGAACAGGAAGCCGGTGCCTTAA
- a CDS encoding FeoB-associated Cys-rich membrane protein, producing the protein MGLADIIIAVAIIGGALYVLYRSLWKKKGHCQGCSTGCDKEG; encoded by the coding sequence ATGGGACTTGCGGACATAATCATAGCAGTTGCCATAATAGGCGGAGCGCTCTATGTTCTCTACCGCTCGCTCTGGAAAAAGAAGGGCCATTGCCAGGGCTGCTCGACCGGGTGCGACAAGGAAGGGTAA
- a CDS encoding MotA/TolQ/ExbB proton channel family protein, which yields MQKGGMTVAVLALLSVLSIAIILERAWAHRKFSRGVEEFFPALKRAARESGISAVYQMCKANSSPLAPVLLSGFERSGKGKEEVAEAMELAGRRELSRLERYLGILGTIGSTAPFIGLFGTVLGIIHAFSDLAVTDGAGPAAVADGIAEALVATAAGLFVAVPAVVAYNLFVRSASRRMLDLESCASEFADPIGRHGLETEAR from the coding sequence ATGCAAAAGGGCGGAATGACCGTAGCCGTCCTGGCGCTCCTTTCCGTCCTTTCCATAGCCATAATATTAGAGCGCGCCTGGGCGCACAGGAAGTTCTCAAGGGGCGTCGAGGAGTTCTTCCCTGCCCTCAAGAGGGCGGCCCGTGAAAGCGGCATATCCGCTGTCTACCAGATGTGCAAGGCTAATAGCTCGCCGCTTGCCCCGGTACTCCTTTCCGGCTTCGAGAGGTCGGGGAAAGGGAAGGAGGAGGTCGCGGAGGCAATGGAGCTTGCCGGAAGGAGGGAGCTCTCACGGCTTGAACGCTATCTGGGAATCCTCGGCACTATAGGTTCTACCGCCCCATTCATAGGCCTTTTCGGAACGGTCCTCGGCATAATTCACGCCTTCAGCGATCTTGCAGTAACGGACGGCGCTGGTCCGGCGGCCGTCGCCGACGGCATAGCCGAGGCGCTGGTAGCGACCGCTGCGGGGCTTTTCGTGGCCGTCCCGGCGGTGGTTGCGTATAATCTTTTCGTCAGGTCAGCCTCCAGGCGCATGCTCGACCTCGAGTCGTGCGCCTCGGAGTTCGCGGACCCCATAGGCAGGCATGGGCTGGAAACTGAGGCAAGGTAA
- the guaA gene encoding glutamine-hydrolyzing GMP synthase: protein MDIHSQKILILDFGSQYTQLIARRVREAKVYCEIHPYNCGPDFIRKFNPRGIILSGGPSSVYDKGAPVLPKSFFVGLKVPLLGICYGMQLTAKALGGEVERSGKREYGAADLEIKKPDAIFRGLGKGPVRVWMSHGDKVRKLPPGFVSIGASGNSGICAMRDSKGLIYGVQFHPEVAHTPKGEAILKNFVLKVCGCKPVWTMSSFIEGAVREIREKVGDAKVVCGISGGVDSAVAALLVHRAIGSRLVCIFVDNGVLRKGEADKVEATLKKSFHMNIRRVDASERFLKKLKGVTEPERKRKIIGGEFVRVFEAEAKGIRNVKFLAQGTLYPDVIESVSFKGPSATIKSHHNVGGLLKKMKLGLVEPLRELFKDEVRLLGKELGMPEEIVNRQPFPGPGLAIRILGEVTKKRCGILREADAIVLEEIKKAGLYARMWQSFAVLLPVRTVGVMGDERTYENTVALRAVESVDGMTADWVRLPYGVLERVSGRIINEVRGVNRVVYDISSKPPSTIEWE, encoded by the coding sequence ATGGACATACATTCCCAGAAGATACTGATACTCGATTTCGGCTCCCAGTACACCCAGCTCATAGCGAGGAGGGTTAGGGAGGCAAAGGTCTACTGCGAGATACACCCCTATAACTGCGGCCCGGATTTCATAAGGAAGTTCAATCCCAGGGGCATAATCCTCTCCGGCGGCCCTTCGAGCGTGTATGACAAGGGCGCGCCCGTCCTCCCCAAGTCTTTTTTCGTCGGACTAAAGGTCCCCCTTCTCGGCATCTGCTACGGGATGCAGCTTACCGCGAAGGCTTTGGGCGGCGAGGTCGAGAGGTCCGGGAAAAGGGAGTACGGCGCAGCAGACCTTGAGATTAAAAAGCCCGACGCCATCTTCAGGGGGCTCGGCAAGGGCCCTGTCCGGGTATGGATGAGCCACGGCGACAAGGTAAGGAAGCTCCCGCCCGGTTTCGTCTCCATAGGCGCAAGCGGCAACTCCGGCATCTGCGCCATGCGCGATAGCAAAGGGCTTATCTACGGGGTCCAGTTCCACCCCGAGGTAGCGCATACGCCGAAGGGCGAGGCCATATTAAAGAATTTCGTCCTCAAGGTATGCGGCTGCAAGCCCGTCTGGACCATGAGTTCCTTCATAGAAGGCGCTGTCAGGGAGATACGCGAGAAGGTCGGGGACGCAAAGGTGGTCTGCGGCATAAGCGGCGGAGTTGACTCTGCCGTGGCCGCGCTCCTCGTCCACAGGGCCATAGGGAGCCGCCTCGTATGCATATTCGTGGATAACGGCGTGCTCAGGAAAGGCGAGGCAGACAAGGTCGAGGCGACCCTCAAGAAGAGTTTCCACATGAACATCAGGAGGGTGGACGCCTCCGAGCGTTTCCTTAAGAAACTCAAGGGCGTAACCGAACCCGAGAGGAAGAGGAAGATAATAGGCGGCGAGTTCGTGAGGGTCTTCGAGGCGGAGGCCAAGGGGATTAGGAATGTAAAGTTCCTCGCGCAGGGCACGCTCTACCCGGACGTCATAGAGAGCGTCTCGTTCAAGGGCCCCTCCGCCACCATAAAGAGCCACCACAACGTCGGCGGTCTCCTTAAGAAGATGAAGCTCGGGCTCGTCGAGCCGCTCCGGGAGCTTTTCAAGGACGAGGTGCGGCTCCTGGGAAAAGAGCTCGGCATGCCAGAGGAGATAGTGAATCGCCAGCCCTTTCCCGGCCCCGGGCTCGCCATAAGGATACTCGGCGAGGTCACGAAAAAAAGGTGCGGCATACTCCGGGAAGCGGACGCCATAGTGCTCGAGGAGATAAAAAAGGCGGGCCTCTACGCTAGGATGTGGCAGTCGTTTGCAGTGCTTCTGCCCGTGCGGACCGTGGGCGTAATGGGCGACGAGAGGACCTACGAGAACACCGTGGCCCTCCGGGCGGTAGAGAGCGTGGACGGCATGACCGCGGACTGGGTGAGGCTCCCGTACGGCGTCCTTGAGCGCGTATCCGGAAGGATAATAAACGAGGTGAGGGGCGTAAACCGCGTCGTCTACGACATAAGCTCCAAGCCTCCATCAACCATCGAATGGGAGTAG
- the tilS gene encoding tRNA lysidine(34) synthetase TilS, whose product MSDLLIRLREEIRRSRMLSPRDTIVAAVSGGADSVVMLHLLWSMSKEYRLSIIVAHLDHGLRGPESRRDYLFTERFAKSLGLQFEGGRLKPGELKKVPGSPQEAARTMRYEFLERVASLHKAGKIALGHTLDDQAETVLMRLLKGASLSGLAGIPAKRDKYIRPLLSVSRKEIEGYASAEALSFVTDSTNLERKYLRNRIRLDLIPGLEREYNPNIKDTLSRTAALLRTDDEYIEKAAAKAFSSVSIEVRTGSITLDRLKLLRAHGAIIARVFLLAGRTLGKDGLELGSAHVEAFTEMARGKKPNASISLPGGIRAERVYDRVVVTVEEAPEAPAFETAINVPGSTVIEGIGEFRAELKKPPAGDFKEGEAVAWFDPKVLSGGPLVARQARPGDRLVPFGMKGRRKLKDLFIDMKIPPGERRRTPIVLAGSDIVWVAGLRRSCLYRVEKGALRALRVEFIPA is encoded by the coding sequence ATGTCCGATCTTCTCATCCGATTAAGGGAAGAGATAAGGCGAAGCCGGATGCTTTCGCCTCGCGATACCATTGTCGCAGCCGTTTCAGGCGGGGCCGATTCGGTAGTCATGCTCCATCTCCTATGGAGTATGAGTAAGGAATACCGGCTCAGTATAATCGTCGCCCACCTTGACCACGGGCTAAGAGGCCCCGAATCCAGGAGGGACTACCTTTTCACGGAAAGGTTTGCGAAAAGCCTCGGCCTGCAGTTCGAGGGCGGGAGACTGAAACCAGGAGAGCTTAAGAAGGTTCCGGGCTCGCCCCAGGAGGCCGCGAGGACGATGAGATACGAGTTTCTTGAAAGGGTCGCTTCGCTCCACAAGGCAGGAAAGATAGCGCTCGGTCATACCCTCGACGACCAGGCCGAGACGGTCCTTATGCGCCTTCTGAAGGGCGCATCCCTTTCAGGCCTCGCGGGGATCCCGGCGAAGAGGGATAAATACATAAGGCCGCTCCTTTCCGTTAGCAGGAAAGAGATCGAGGGATACGCCTCGGCTGAGGCCCTTTCATTCGTCACCGACTCTACCAACCTCGAACGCAAATATCTCAGGAACCGCATACGTCTCGACCTCATCCCCGGACTTGAGCGGGAATATAACCCCAATATCAAGGATACGCTATCGCGGACAGCCGCGCTCTTGCGAACCGATGACGAGTACATCGAAAAGGCTGCGGCCAAGGCCTTTAGCTCCGTCTCTATTGAGGTGCGCACCGGTTCAATAACGCTAGATAGGCTTAAACTTCTGAGAGCCCACGGGGCGATAATCGCCAGGGTCTTTCTCCTTGCCGGAAGAACTCTCGGGAAAGACGGCCTTGAGCTCGGGAGCGCCCATGTCGAGGCCTTCACGGAGATGGCGAGGGGAAAAAAGCCGAACGCCTCTATTTCGCTGCCTGGCGGGATACGGGCGGAGCGCGTATATGACAGGGTAGTCGTGACCGTCGAGGAGGCCCCGGAAGCGCCTGCTTTCGAGACGGCCATCAATGTCCCTGGAAGTACCGTTATCGAGGGAATTGGAGAGTTCAGGGCCGAACTGAAAAAGCCTCCGGCAGGGGACTTTAAGGAAGGCGAGGCTGTGGCCTGGTTCGACCCCAAGGTGCTCTCCGGAGGACCCCTCGTAGCGAGGCAGGCGCGCCCGGGGGACAGGCTCGTGCCATTCGGCATGAAGGGGCGAAGGAAACTTAAGGACCTCTTCATAGACATGAAAATCCCGCCTGGAGAGAGGCGGCGGACGCCCATTGTCCTGGCCGGTAGCGATATCGTCTGGGTCGCGGGCTTGAGGCGATCCTGCCTCTACAGGGTCGAAAAGGGTGCGCTTAGGGCCCTGAGGGTAGAGTTCATACCGGCCTGA
- a CDS encoding biopolymer transporter ExbD — translation MGWKLRQGNERTISEINITPLADVMLVLLVIFMVTTPLIMTDSFKVKLPRAISSEAEPGKGAVVAVSEIGEITLNGRAVGMDGLQDALKAAFGHDSERTVIVRADRGVRHGVVVNVLDNARQAGAERLSIATEQDRR, via the coding sequence ATGGGCTGGAAACTGAGGCAAGGTAACGAGAGGACCATCTCGGAGATAAACATCACGCCTCTTGCGGACGTGATGCTCGTGCTCCTCGTCATATTCATGGTCACGACCCCGCTCATCATGACCGACTCGTTCAAGGTGAAGCTCCCGAGGGCAATAAGCTCTGAAGCCGAACCGGGCAAGGGGGCGGTTGTGGCCGTGAGCGAAATCGGGGAGATTACATTAAACGGCAGGGCCGTTGGGATGGACGGCCTTCAAGATGCCCTCAAGGCCGCATTCGGCCACGATAGCGAAAGGACTGTGATAGTAAGGGCCGACAGAGGCGTAAGGCACGGTGTCGTGGTGAACGTCCTCGATAACGCGAGGCAAGCCGGAGCGGAAAGGCTCTCAATAGCAACGGAACAGGACAGGCGCTGA
- a CDS encoding gamma carbonic anhydrase family protein has protein sequence MLKPYKGIWPRLHESVFVEESAQVIGDVWIGEGSSIWFNAVVRGDVNYIRIGDRTNVQDNSTLHVTKDTCPLIIGSDITIGHSVVLHGCTVKDRCLIGMGAIVLDRAEIGEDCIVGAGALVTEGTKVPPGSLVLGMPAKVVRELKPEEKARILRSAKNYIEYTRNYVGPDALESAPQAEKTRSER, from the coding sequence ATGCTCAAGCCTTACAAGGGGATATGGCCCAGACTCCATGAAAGCGTATTCGTGGAGGAGAGCGCCCAGGTCATAGGGGACGTGTGGATAGGCGAGGGCTCGAGCATCTGGTTTAATGCCGTGGTCCGGGGCGACGTCAATTATATCAGGATCGGCGACAGGACCAACGTCCAGGACAACTCCACCCTCCACGTCACCAAGGACACCTGCCCGCTCATAATCGGAAGCGACATCACTATCGGACATAGCGTGGTGCTCCACGGCTGCACCGTAAAGGACAGGTGCCTTATCGGCATGGGCGCGATAGTGCTCGACAGGGCCGAGATAGGGGAGGACTGTATCGTCGGCGCCGGGGCGCTCGTTACCGAGGGGACGAAAGTCCCTCCAGGCTCGCTCGTTCTCGGGATGCCAGCGAAGGTCGTGAGGGAGCTTAAGCCCGAGGAAAAAGCCCGGATATTGAGGTCGGCTAAGAACTATATCGAATACACCAGGAACTATGTTGGCCCGGACGCGCTAGAGAGTGCGCCTCAGGCCGAAAAGACGCGTTCGGAGAGATAA